A genomic stretch from Dissulfurispira thermophila includes:
- the kdsB gene encoding 3-deoxy-manno-octulosonate cytidylyltransferase, whose amino-acid sequence MSSIVIIPSRYASSRLPGKPLCLLSGKPMIQHVYERARRARLVQDVFVATDNKLIYDTVEGFGGNAIMTSETHPSGTDRIAEAIEKLQAIGHRFQATDIIVNVQGDEPLIHPQMIDDVIRLMDDERASIGTLSKRIEDTTEVIDPNIVKVVFNSEGFALYFSRSPIPYHRNEWKDPGQITVYGSQFTLFKHIGIYAYRKDVLLILSKLPPTKLEEIERLEQLRALENGFRIKVKETKFETIGVDTSMDLERVEKCLNTSL is encoded by the coding sequence ATGTCTTCTATTGTTATTATACCGTCTCGATATGCATCTTCCCGCTTGCCAGGGAAACCCCTTTGCCTCCTATCAGGAAAACCCATGATTCAGCATGTGTATGAAAGGGCAAGGAGAGCTCGTCTTGTGCAAGATGTTTTTGTGGCAACAGACAACAAACTAATTTATGACACCGTAGAAGGTTTTGGAGGAAATGCCATAATGACATCAGAGACACATCCATCAGGCACAGATAGAATTGCAGAAGCTATTGAAAAATTACAGGCTATAGGACATAGATTTCAGGCTACAGATATAATTGTCAATGTCCAAGGAGATGAGCCATTGATTCATCCGCAGATGATAGATGATGTTATAAGGCTAATGGATGATGAAAGGGCATCTATAGGCACTCTATCAAAGAGGATAGAGGATACCACAGAGGTAATTGACCCAAATATTGTAAAGGTAGTTTTTAATTCAGAAGGTTTTGCCCTTTATTTTTCGAGGTCTCCGATACCATATCACAGGAATGAATGGAAAGACCCGGGACAGATTACTGTTTATGGTTCACAGTTTACGCTCTTCAAACACATCGGCATATATGCGTATAGAAAAGATGTATTGCTAATCCTTTCAAAACTGCCCCCAACAAAATTAGAAGAAATAGAAAGACTCGAACAATTAAGGGCATTAGAAAATGGCTTTAGAATAAAAGTAAAAGAAACAAAATTTGAGACCATAGGAGTAGATACATCAATGGATCTGGAGAGGGTAGAGAAATGCCTAAATACATCTTTGTAA
- the lnt gene encoding apolipoprotein N-acyltransferase: MNNLKAKFNQFYGPAILSGLLLVMSFPEIDLYFLAWVALIPLLVFLYSKDKKTAFKAGLLFGVVYFFGTTYWIYHSINKYGNIPFVPSILIVLFLCIYLSLYPALFCLLYSSFIRKTHMPVLFVAPVFWTVLEFVRAYALTGFPWSSLGYSQYKFLPFIQIADITGIYGISFLLVAVNGAFADAILLKQRKIERPLYSLMPTIVGGIILFIVLIATFSYGLYRLNQKRHGVNIRAAVIQGSIEQDKKWDIAYQNAVINTYQELSLQASQGHPDIIVWPETSVPFYFGRDKEFTESLTSFQRQLNSYLLFGSVLAKEQKTNSADSQGLKGKRTAHDTQYQMQYTNSAVLLNKNGNVTYVYDKIHLVPFGEYVPLRKLLFFIDKLVVGVGDYTPGDSYIKAVTPFGSFGTHICYEIIFPGLVRKFYVRGGDFIATITNDAWFGKTHGPYQHFSMAVFRAIENRKPVIRAANTGISGFIDSNGRILAITKLFERTYLTEDIKTDMTLTLYTRYGDIFSYLCIVCFVLLMIKKENR, encoded by the coding sequence ATGAACAATCTCAAAGCAAAATTCAATCAATTTTATGGTCCTGCTATATTATCAGGGCTATTGCTTGTGATGTCTTTTCCAGAAATAGATCTTTACTTTCTTGCATGGGTTGCACTTATACCACTGCTTGTATTTCTTTACAGCAAAGACAAAAAAACAGCATTTAAGGCTGGGCTGCTCTTTGGTGTAGTGTATTTCTTTGGCACAACATACTGGATTTACCATTCCATAAACAAGTATGGCAACATACCTTTTGTCCCAAGCATCCTGATAGTTTTATTCCTTTGCATATATCTGAGCCTTTATCCAGCTCTGTTTTGCCTTTTATACTCATCATTTATCAGAAAAACTCATATGCCTGTATTATTTGTTGCCCCTGTCTTTTGGACGGTCCTTGAGTTTGTCCGGGCATATGCCTTGACAGGTTTTCCATGGTCAAGTCTTGGATATAGCCAGTATAAGTTTCTGCCATTCATACAGATTGCTGACATAACTGGCATTTATGGCATATCTTTTCTTTTAGTAGCAGTCAATGGTGCATTTGCTGATGCTATTTTATTAAAACAAAGAAAAATAGAAAGACCTCTCTATTCACTCATGCCGACTATTGTTGGCGGGATAATACTTTTTATAGTCCTTATCGCAACATTTTCCTATGGTCTTTATAGACTCAATCAAAAAAGGCATGGAGTAAATATAAGGGCTGCTGTAATTCAGGGTAGTATAGAACAGGACAAAAAATGGGACATTGCTTATCAGAATGCTGTTATAAACACATATCAAGAACTTTCCCTTCAAGCCTCGCAAGGACATCCTGATATTATAGTATGGCCTGAGACCTCTGTACCCTTTTATTTTGGAAGAGACAAAGAATTTACAGAAAGTCTTACATCCTTCCAAAGACAATTAAATTCCTATCTCCTTTTTGGCAGTGTGCTGGCTAAGGAACAAAAGACAAATAGTGCTGACAGTCAAGGATTAAAAGGTAAGCGCACAGCACATGATACCCAATATCAAATGCAATACACAAACAGCGCTGTATTGCTTAATAAAAATGGAAATGTCACATATGTCTATGATAAAATACATTTAGTTCCTTTTGGGGAGTATGTCCCTTTAAGAAAACTCTTGTTCTTTATTGATAAACTTGTTGTCGGAGTTGGTGATTATACCCCGGGAGACAGTTATATAAAGGCTGTAACCCCTTTTGGAAGCTTTGGCACTCATATTTGTTATGAAATCATCTTTCCTGGTCTTGTTAGGAAGTTTTATGTCCGCGGAGGAGACTTTATCGCAACAATAACAAATGATGCATGGTTTGGTAAGACCCACGGCCCTTATCAGCATTTCAGCATGGCTGTGTTTAGAGCCATAGAGAATAGAAAACCTGTTATAAGGGCTGCAAATACAGGCATATCTGGGTTTATTGATAGTAATGGAAGGATCTTGGCTATAACAAAGCTATTTGAGAGGACTTATTTAACTGAAGATATAAAAACTGACATGACACTGACTCTGTACACAAGATATGGAGATATATTTTCATATTTATGCATTGTTTGCTTTGTGCTACTAATGATTAAAAAAGAAAATAGATAG